The Ciconia boyciana chromosome 7, ASM3463844v1, whole genome shotgun sequence region TTATATTTGGTGGCagtttagattttctttttggaggGGATGAGGGGACCACCTAACTCAGACATCTTCAAGAGCACACCTTACCACTTGATCACCATGAGAGATACCATTCACAGCCCAGCCTTTCCAATTGCAGACAATTTCCAGTTAAAAGCATCCTTGCCTCGAATAGAATTGAATGTCAGATTGTTCATTTAGTCAGGAATCACACACTGAGCATCTACCTCTTCCgttatttaaaaggaaacatctaATTCTTATGTTACAAGAACTGTATTTGCAGGAAACCAGACACAAGAAAAGGCTCCCTAATTTGTTTACAATTATCTTTAACGTTTGAAGGATTGGTGTGAAAAACTCATAAGGAGTTGTCAAAGCTGGCTACTGAGCATGCTTTTAGTAGGATAGCCACGCTACATGTGCAGAGTAAATTAAGTCAAttaccttgaaaatattttacattgaTCCTTTGACTAACAAGTAAGATTAACATCAAAGCAAGATAAACATTAGGAACACAAGCAAATATGCTTGTTCTTAATAATAAGAGTTCTGTTACACAGCATACACAGACGCAAATCATGGTGTAATACTGTTCAATGAACAagcaaaaatatgaaacattatGTGATCTTCCATTAAGCGATGAGACAGCTAGAGTTTTAAACAGGATGACAATCGACTAATCTCAAACTAGGTTTCCAAATATTAATGTAATAGCAAAGCATAGGCTAGTcacaaacttatttttagaTAAATTACCTTCACTTTTTACATTGAGTATTATGCAGGTAGTGCAATAAACAAGTGTCATCTGTCTATCAGGCCATGAAAAAAACATCAGCACGCTCCAGCCAGAtaaggaaacaaacatttattaGAAACTGGTAGTTTTATAGACTTAAAAAGGTAAACATATGTTTAAGAGACAAAGAATACAAAATTGAACACGGTCATCATAAAGGCACATAATGAcaaatgaaatttgaaagaCCCCATCGTTTCAACATTTGAAAACATCATTACCATAATTTTCAATACTCATAATGGCACTTGCACACTATAAACAAAATGGAGCAAGTCTAGAAGATAGACACTGCTAAAGTCATCTCtgcatcacacacacacacacacacaatacaTTTGTTTGCTCATTGGTCACAGTCAAACAAAATGATTGGGAACTGATCTCACAAATCCCACAAAGATACAAGAATGttggcaaaaccaaaaaacacccaGATCAGAAAGGCATTGTACATATGGATGAGTTGGACAGAAtgactttctgtttttttaaaaaagtgcaaAGTCCAAGTTTTCCCTAAAGGGAAGGCCAAAAGACACAGCTAAAGCTGCCATTTTCTGAAATCTgataaaacaacattttataaTACAAATTTTATGGAGTTGTTATATATCAGTTTATGGAGAATAAACACCAGCCATGGAAGCACTGAACACAGATTTACATCTGAttgctgtttgaaaaatatGGCCCAAATAGTCTTCTGTATGTGGAACAAGGGAGGTTCTGGCAGTTATTCATGTTCActtgcttatttgtttgtttaaaaaaaaaaaattttacaaaaaaaatagaaaaaaaaagagaaaaagagaccCTTAATGACCTTACAGGAACAAAGTTCTTCCTTCAGTAATCCAATTTCAGGAAGTGGTCTAAGAGCAGTTGCTTTTAGAAGGTCAAGATAAGTATAAAGATAACCCAGAATTTACAAAGATTAAGACACCACAcattgcagaaagcagaaaaagagtaACAAATTAGTTCAGCAATAATTGTTACTCTATATCAGTGTTCAGGCCTGAAGGCAATTGAAATGcggcaccaccaccaccccccacctCACCTCCAAAAAAGGAAGTCACTTTGGAAGTACTTGTACATGGAAATACCTACTTTCTACATTGAGgaagtgctgctttgttttttgaggAGCTGTTTCTCAAGTACTAACAAGTTCTGTGTGCGTGCTTTGCTTGCTTCATTAACATCAATCTGATGGGCACCTGAGATCAGCAGTCCCACTTGGTCACTTGGACAAAATGCTTCAGTATTTTACTGAATTTCACACACGCAGCCAGCATGCACAGAAGACTGTGAGGGAAAGGGGATTTAATTCACATGACAAACCTGTGAAACCTTTACATAATAATGCAATCCTCTGTCGGCGAAAAGCACATAGTGAACTGTAGCCCTCTGAGTAAGGGAAAGAATGGAGAGTCCAAAACACGAAGCATTTCTCTCCGCAAGGCAGCTATGATGAGCTCCACTACTGGCTGTATTACAATCACTATCAGCTTAACACTGGATCCTCCACCCCGTTTTTAAACGGTAACTTGCACTTGTATGGAATGGATCTAGTAACTAAGCCTTTTCCGTTCCTGTATATTATGATCCTATAAAACGTGCAGCTGTAACCCAAAGCTTGTCGTGGTTAATGGTGCTAGCATTTACAAGTGCAATGAAAAGCAGGTCCAGTGAAGCAAGTTATGAAAATCACTGATTGTCTTACAAAAATACCGTGTAAATCCATTTGAGGTATTCTGATACCATGGAACAGCAGTTTCTCAGGCTcttattctttaaattaaaaaaaaaaaaaaaaaaaagaggttagCCTCAAGATAAAGGTGATGGGCTACATTTTAATGTGTTACTCCATACTTGTCTGTATCTAAGATCCTATTTTTTATGAACTTAAGTCTTCAAAAATAACAATAGTAAGTGTTTACTTCTAGGCATGCAAAATGTTGCCTGTGAATTGCTTGAGTATAGGCAGTGTGACAAAACAACAAGTCACTTTCATATATTCAATAGCAAGCCAGTACAAACTTCTCCTCAACCTTTGGTTTGATCCAAGCCAAATACACATTTAGAGaagacaaatacaaaaaaaaaccgCAAACCCCAATGAGTAAAATATGCACGATTTCCTGAACATATAAACATATTATTGATTTAAAGAtagtttcttgattttttttttaaactcagtgacattttaaagtgCAATATAGGTATCCGTTTAGAAATGGTGAACTAGAATTTAAGAAAGTTTCTTCCCACTTCAGAGCAAAAGTAGAAGTTGCAGCATCTCTCCATAGAGATCTGTCTCTAATTGTGAGAGCAGGTTACTTGAGAAATCATTTTTGTTATGGTGTTTCCAACAACATTAGAAGCATCTcacctttttccttcatttcatgcTATTCCcaaattctgcttcattttttcatataCAACATAGCTGATGCTGACAGCTGGAAGCACTTTCATAAAATTAGGGGCTATGCCCCTATAAAGTCCTCGGATTCCCTCCATAGCAATAATTCTTTGAAAGAGACCAACCATGTTTAGCTGTGGAGCTCCTTCCACTGAGGctagaacaaaaatataatgtgTTATACAACAGTTCTAGTAATATTAAAATTCTTAAGCAAGTATTAAACACCTGGGTGGTGAGCCTACTATCACCTCTAGGGCCATTGATTAAAACTTGAGTCCTCACAGGGAGGAGACATCTCTAAATCACAGACATTTGAGAGAGATCCATGTGTCTAAATCCCACTGAAAAGCATCATCCACCTACATTCCTTTGGAAATCTGGGCTCCTATCCTTACTCTGTGCACAAACCTATCAAGCAAACCTATCTCagctatgaaactgtctttatgaaATATCCTCCAGAGCAAATATTGCTATCTACCTTCACAGGATGATGCAAGTCCTTTTAATTTTACCTCTAAAATTTAGGAAACATTCTAACTTTTAGAAAAGTGCTCCCAGACTATGACAGGAGCTCTAAGTCTGGTAGTCTTGTATGGAACGTAGCACACAGAGCACTACTGTCTGAAATGTTACATTTGAATTAAGTATGATGAAGAACAATGTTGGGGGTAATAGGGAGAAGGGACCAGTGTAAAGAAGATTTTTCCAGATAAGTCGTTTGGGTTTTCcaagctgggtttttttattcccatGTCTCTGCTACAGCTATCCCAAACAATACAATTTTGATGTGAccacacagaaacattttcagtacAACAGGACTCACCTTGAGCCTGCATGCGTGTTCTGATAAGAGCAAGAGGGTAACTGGCTAACTGCCCACATGTGCTGGAAACAGTACCACATCCCAACAATACAAAAACACCTGGGTTAGCAGAGCTTGATGCATAGCGTTCTAGCCATGTACTCTTCAAGAGCTGCCaagatataaaattaaataataagaCAAGAGATCTGTATTCAAGAAAGTAAACAAATACATCTTTATTCATAAGAAATCTTATGGGCTCAATCCTGAAAAGCACCGATCTCACTATACCAGTCCTACATGCTTACTTTTAAAGTGCACAGGTAAACACCTTAGCATACCGGTAAGGACTTTAACCAGACTACAGTAGTTACTGCCTAGAAGAGAAATCCTCAAAAGATCCAGCAGCAACAACAGTGCCCATGTTCTAGACCTGTTAATactttggggggaggaggaggggaacacaactcagcaccacacagcatGCAACAAAAGCTCACACAGCTGTACATGTCACCCCATGCAGAAACAAGGATGCAAACTGTAGACAAGAACTTCCacactgctttgaaaacatttgctcAAGCAATTCTGCTGATTACTACTGCAGTGTCACAAAAAGATGTGTCTAGACTAGAAAAAAAACTAGTCTGTGCACCTGAGTTACTTAACACACTTTGAAGCAACACCTAGCATCTAAGGTAGATAAAACATCTTAATTGTTGCTGATGGGTGTAAGAGGTGCCAGTTCCTCTTGAAAAGAGAGCGAGCAGTGTTTCAAACTCCTCACAACAACTATATGTCAGCCATAAAGACTTCTGGtgacatgcacacatacacaagGAATTCAGGTTACTATAATCCAATTATAAATcagagaaaatggcaaaaaatgtattaagtATCACAAATGCAGGATAGGTAACATAGTATGAATATCATATCAGGTTTTTAAGGCCCTTATTTGCTAGAGAACAGGTATGTTCCAGTCCAACAAGGTTATTTAAGTATGCAAGCATGTTGTATTGCCAAGGTCTATATAATCCTGCCTTATGAGCAGATTTCTTGTTTGGTACTGTTGCACATAAGTGCCCATCGGCACAGGGACTCCTCCAGGAGgggcaaacaaagaaaaatgttaaagtcTAGTAAGATTAGTGGAAATTCTCATTTATCGATTTTAAATTGAAGGTAACTGTAATACTACAAGTATATTACAAATCTAACTAATAATACAGGTATTCTAAAGAATATATACCCTTTTCGTAAATTAACTAATGAAAGCTACATGCATTCAGTGATCTAAACTCACCTCATAAACAGCAAGGTCAATGCCAGCATAAGGAATTATCCCCAGAATATTAGGAATATAGCCTTTGTAGAAGGCCTTTACACCTTCTCTTTTTAAGATCTTCTTAGCACAGTCAAACATCCCAGAATATTGCCCTGTTTTACCCACAGCCAATCTGGTCTTTAACAcctaaagtggaaaaaatagtaGCCTTAATTACATACCtatttattaatgtattttataaacacaggaaaacacagcatCTCTCTGCTTATTCAATTGTCTGGAACAGCTTTGCATTTTGGTACTTCAGGTCTCCATTGTGATGACCACTGTTAAGGCTTTGTTAAGCAGTAGGCTTCTTCAGGTTTTATCATTAGCGCAGAGTAGCATGCATACTACCATACACTAGCTTACAAATTATTAGCTTTTTTAAAGTGccttttagctttcttttcttgattAAAACAGGCAGATTTTGGATCAACTTGAAGGCAACAGTGGGGGCAATATTTAATAGAAGCAGTAGCTAAAGAAGAAGTGAGAGCATTAACATACTAGCAGATCACACTTCTGATCTGGGAACAGCAAAGCATGTtgagaaaataatctttcaaaaaGCACGACCCTTTGAGAGGTAGTTAAGGTTGTGTCTTATAAAGATAACAAAGATTGCGTCTCACTAGTGAAACCCAGCATCTGATTAATAATGCAAATAAGTCTGTACAGCATCTTAggataaagaaattaataacaGTATCCAAAAGAAACCACAGAGGGAATTTCCTGAGCAAGAATTTGGCCTACTTTAAAGCCTCATAAGACTGCAGCTTCCTCAGGAGTTTCCTGacactttgcttttctcttttacttaGAAACACCCTAAAACCCACTTCTAGGACAGTATTATATCTTTGTTAGGAAGATCAGAGCATCTTATTGTAGAATAGTTCACCTGCCTCCATTGATCAGTATAACCCAGATGATCTACATAACATTTCAGTTATTCTATAACTTAACCCATCTCTGTACTCAGGCTAGCTGTGATGGAGCGGCTCTAACATCAAGGatgctatttaaaaagagaTCATTATTATTGTCAGCAATAAAACAGCTAAGTTCTATTCCTACTGACACCCCTCCCTGTGAAAAAGGTATTTAGGTTACATTTTCCATTACTTCCAAATCTTGATGTTGGTATTGGTCTAATCCCAGACCCAACATATATTCCAGTTATTTGCACAACAAGATAAACTTTCTGGGGAACCAGCAGTAAAGGAAGTACATCCCActtctactaaaaaaaaaaaggcaggatgTGAAATAGCTACCCTAGAGCAGTTAATATATTAACACTAGTTAAATTGCAACATATGTAGTACCACATACAAGTATGTCCTTACAGAGGAAGGAGCAGTTAATCCACCCAGCCTCAACTGTAGCTGTTATATTCTCCCTCCACACTGATCTCTCCTAATCAGACCCATTTGGCAGAGTCTCCAGTGGAAGCAGATTCTCTGTTACTTACTTCCATGGGATAAATAGAAGTTTGTGCTGTTGCTCCAGCCAAAGAACCAGACACAAATCTTTCCACGGTGCCTAACTTTCCATCGTCCTTAGTGAGTATCTTCTTATACTGTAGAgttaaaacacataaaataaacatcacGTGCTTTTTAGGAGCAGCAAGAGTTACTATGAGAGGCAGGAGAACAGtacaaaatgtcttttcaagCTGTActtactttttaatgtatttacagTTACATTTACTAACCCAACAAATTTAGCACTATACTCACTGCAACTCTGTGGACAAAGATTCTCAAGAACACAACAGATATTCCAGCCTGCAAGAATCCTTTACATTAAACACCTCAGCCACCCACAGTACTGTCAGGTATTCTACCAACAGCCAACACAAGGGATACCCACACTATGGCCCCCAGATAACAAAGAGGAACCCAACTCCCTTGCAGATCCAGTTCTCCAATCAAAGAATGAGAGATCAACTAGCACGTTCAGAGACACTTAGAGAGCTGTACATACTGTTTCATTCAAGACAGAGATACCATCATGCAAGAATGCGCCATCAGCTCCcgaacagcagagaaagactAAGGAATAATGTGCTCAAAGTTATTCTATGGCATCAAAATCTGCCGTTCAGTCTTGCAATATCCCCAAGTTTGCTTgactttttgttgcttttatttcatcGTTGTACAGAGATATGCAATATGTTCATTTAGTCTTACCTGAGGCACTAGCAAGATCATTTAACTACACCAGAACCAGAGTTCATTTTCCAAAGGAGGATTAGGCCTTAACATGATGCTTAAAGCTGATTCAGAGGTAAATATAACTCTGAAATCCAGGCTGAAGGCATCTTACATAGCACCATGATACTTGACTTAAAAAGAATCCTGTGTAAGTTCAGCTAGCATAAAGTGCTAAGTTTTTGGTTGTTGTCAGTTCAAAGCAACAACTGAAGAAACTAGATATTAATGCAGTACTCCATATAAAGCTATGCAGACTGGAGGACAGTTTAAAATGTATGACAGACTTAGTTTATTTACACTGCTTATAATACAATAGCAAAATCTGCCTAATACCAAGTATTCTATTAACAGAATAAATAGACGATTTTAAATCTCAAAGTCACTCTAAATTACTGTGACAAAATCCCCAATCATGATAAGAACTCCTATATAATACAACAGTGCAAATAACGAACAGTGGGAGTGATACACTATTTGATTTACCATTATTTTCATTCCTGATTTATCATCCTACCTGTTCATAAGCCCAGAACTTAATAGCTGTTTCAGGAGCTATTTTCACAACATTTACACCATTTCCCCTCCAGAGCGATCGGACACCACCTTCTTTCaacatttgtttaaaaccaCCAGCTATAttcattttgtttgattttgaaCCATGaacctaaaaaaaaccaaagtcaCAGTAAAGAACACTGCTCTGATTAGATTGTAAAACTCATCACCCAAGTATTAAATTGCTTAAATATATCAACTAGAAAAACCACAtccactattaaaaaaatcttattttagtGGCACAAGTActataatattttgtttacatttttgccAATATGACTAGGGAAAGGACAATTTTTATGAACACAAAATACGAAAATTGTCAAAACCTAAGTAGACCTCCAGAATGTAGATACTGTATTTGGCCATCAGTTTTCCGTAACAGGTCTCTAAAAACTGAAGTGATACACTGGAAACTAAAAAGTTCTTGAACATTGCACATACCTGCATCATCACTTTAAGGCGATCTAACGGTGCTGTACCTGTCCGAGAGACAGCACCAGCCACTCCTCCTGCCAACAGCTGTTTCCACCACTGTCcagtctttttctcttcctccgTGAACTCATCTGGAACAGTCAAACTATCTCCTATATCCAACACCTATTACAATCCAAAGCAAAGATGTGCAAATAACTATCTCATTCTATCATCTCAATTTTATCAACAGTTATAATTCCAAATTAACCTACCACCTGAGAGTACGTAAGCAAAATgctggttaaaaataaaaaatatctctaATTTACATTCAATAATCAACTTGCTATGGATTGCTATTGCTATTCAATAGATAGCAACTTTTAATGGCTTCTACAAAGATATTGAGTAATAATACCACAGACCCACCATTTCAAAGACTGCACCAtcatcattaaaaattatgacTAATTTCTGCCTTGAGTATGGCCCAAACAAAGACATTCTGTCATGATCAGTAGACCTTTACAGCCAGCACTAAAGCTCAAATGCCTATATGTTGCAGCTAACCTTTCACCGGACAGCCTTCTGGGATTAGTTTGGTAATCTCCTAAAG contains the following coding sequences:
- the SLC25A24 gene encoding mitochondrial adenyl nucleotide antiporter SLC25A24 gives rise to the protein MFQLLRRLALPAAACEGSRDGDSRYANLFRKLDLNEDGRVDIAELQTGLRAMGIPLGKEAEEKIFKAGDTNQDGQLDFEEFMQYLKDHEKKMKLAFKSLDKNNDGKIEASEVVQSLKILGISISEKQAEKILQSIDADGTMTVDWNEWRDHFMFNPATDIEEIIRYWKHSTVLDIGDSLTVPDEFTEEEKKTGQWWKQLLAGGVAGAVSRTGTAPLDRLKVMMQVHGSKSNKMNIAGGFKQMLKEGGVRSLWRGNGVNVVKIAPETAIKFWAYEQYKKILTKDDGKLGTVERFVSGSLAGATAQTSIYPMEVLKTRLAVGKTGQYSGMFDCAKKILKREGVKAFYKGYIPNILGIIPYAGIDLAVYELLKSTWLERYASSSANPGVFVLLGCGTVSSTCGQLASYPLALIRTRMQAQASVEGAPQLNMVGLFQRIIAMEGIRGLYRGIAPNFMKVLPAVSISYVVYEKMKQNLGIA